Proteins encoded together in one Candidatus Sulfotelmatobacter sp. window:
- a CDS encoding response regulator, whose protein sequence is MTGWGVDIVTLPASNEQRRLALIAVGALGIFALAIAPFARIPAGVFPGFLTLYGGAGLMTLAITGAILFVQFTLSRKPSLLALTCGVLFCEIIFGAYILTFPGTETTALFGAYGSAFAYLWELWHTALPLAFAAYVVLRRLGDRGRVSNAATAAALTGTIVVAWIAIAVLGAYDRTLPSLVHHARYGPWAYVLTLLVALLAFGVAIALLRRGKGQTMLDAWLAAPAMAFAVDAFINCVGGAQYSVGWYGSRLGVILATCLFVVALLLETNRLARFLGTSENRLRGIVNGVADALVVVDARGAVASVNPAAAALFGFVAEDLTGTPITRLLPEFPTAAQAPEATVVETTARDARGTPFPVEFARGRDTTSASGETILILRDITQRKHADEAIRLAHDRAVEAAEVKSQFLATMSHEIRTPINAVVGMSELLLQSNLDDEAREYASTVRDSAESLLAIVNDILDFSKIEAGRMELEVVPFSPVVAVENATDILGAAARKKGLSLSTYVAPDVPARVIGDADRLRQVLLNLLGNAVKFTGTGSVTVRAIVDAHDGESTVLRFSVTDTGPGIATDVAERLFEPFRQADQSTRRRYGGTGLGLSISRRIVELMGGKIGFDSSLGRGSTFWFTIPFPRVPDEAKAANDAVRGARVLLVDDEPVARQVVDQYLLAWGAIASSTGNAPHALELARAMAARGNAFDVVLIDRNAGGDGLAFASRLRALPGLNNIPLVLISGTDEPASAPEVRARGFSAVVRKPIRQKSLHDALVGALFGAASGTVPPDMRSAYTATAARAQARVLVAEDNPVNRKLALQQLKKLGYGADAVADGREAIEAIAHGDYDLVLMDCQMPEVDGFEATREIRRAENVRGGHVPIVAMTANALEGDREACLAAGMDDYLAKPVQLSALRATVERFVNGVGVAG, encoded by the coding sequence GTGACTGGCTGGGGCGTCGACATCGTGACCCTCCCCGCGTCCAACGAGCAACGGCGCCTGGCGCTGATCGCGGTGGGCGCGCTTGGCATTTTCGCGCTGGCGATCGCTCCCTTCGCACGCATCCCGGCCGGCGTCTTCCCGGGCTTCCTGACCCTGTACGGCGGCGCCGGGCTGATGACGCTGGCGATCACCGGCGCGATCCTGTTCGTCCAGTTCACGCTCTCGCGCAAGCCCTCGCTGCTGGCGCTGACCTGCGGCGTGCTGTTCTGCGAGATCATCTTCGGCGCGTACATTCTGACCTTTCCGGGGACGGAGACGACGGCGCTGTTCGGCGCGTACGGCTCCGCGTTCGCCTATCTGTGGGAGCTGTGGCACACCGCGCTGCCGCTCGCGTTCGCGGCCTACGTCGTGCTGCGCCGGCTCGGCGATCGCGGCCGCGTCTCGAACGCCGCCACCGCCGCCGCCCTGACCGGCACCATCGTGGTGGCCTGGATCGCCATCGCGGTGCTGGGCGCATACGACCGCACCTTGCCCAGCCTGGTCCACCACGCGCGCTACGGACCGTGGGCCTACGTGCTCACGCTGCTGGTCGCGCTGCTCGCGTTCGGGGTGGCGATCGCGCTGCTGCGCCGCGGCAAGGGACAGACGATGCTCGACGCCTGGCTCGCCGCGCCGGCGATGGCCTTCGCGGTCGACGCGTTCATCAATTGCGTCGGCGGAGCGCAGTACAGCGTCGGCTGGTACGGTTCGCGGCTGGGCGTCATCCTGGCGACGTGCTTGTTCGTGGTGGCGCTGCTGCTCGAGACCAACCGGCTGGCGCGCTTCCTGGGCACCAGCGAGAACCGCTTGCGCGGGATCGTCAACGGCGTCGCCGACGCGCTGGTGGTCGTCGACGCGCGCGGCGCCGTCGCGTCGGTCAATCCGGCCGCTGCCGCGCTGTTCGGCTTCGTCGCCGAGGACCTCACCGGCACCCCGATCACGCGCCTGTTGCCGGAGTTCCCGACCGCGGCGCAAGCGCCCGAAGCGACGGTCGTCGAGACGACCGCGCGCGACGCGCGCGGGACGCCGTTCCCGGTCGAGTTCGCGCGCGGGCGCGACACGACCAGCGCGTCGGGCGAGACGATCCTGATCTTGCGCGACATCACCCAGCGCAAGCACGCCGACGAGGCGATCCGGCTCGCGCACGACCGTGCGGTCGAAGCGGCCGAGGTCAAGTCGCAATTCCTGGCCACGATGAGCCACGAGATCCGTACCCCGATCAACGCGGTCGTCGGCATGTCGGAGCTGCTCCTGCAGTCGAACCTCGACGACGAAGCCCGCGAGTACGCCTCGACGGTGCGCGACTCGGCCGAGTCGCTGCTGGCGATCGTCAACGACATCCTCGACTTCTCGAAGATCGAGGCCGGCCGCATGGAGCTGGAAGTCGTGCCGTTCTCGCCGGTCGTCGCGGTCGAGAACGCGACCGACATCCTCGGCGCGGCGGCGCGGAAGAAGGGGCTCTCGCTCTCGACCTACGTCGCGCCGGACGTGCCGGCCCGCGTGATCGGCGATGCCGACCGCTTGCGCCAAGTGCTGTTGAACCTGCTCGGCAACGCGGTGAAGTTCACCGGCACCGGCAGCGTGACGGTCCGCGCCATCGTCGACGCGCACGACGGCGAGTCGACCGTGCTGCGCTTCTCGGTCACCGACACCGGCCCGGGCATCGCCACCGACGTCGCGGAGCGCCTCTTCGAGCCGTTCCGGCAGGCCGATCAGTCGACGCGCCGGCGCTACGGCGGGACGGGCCTGGGGCTGTCGATCTCGCGCCGCATCGTCGAGCTGATGGGCGGCAAGATCGGCTTCGACTCGAGCCTGGGCCGCGGCTCGACGTTCTGGTTCACCATTCCCTTCCCGCGCGTGCCCGACGAGGCGAAGGCCGCCAACGACGCGGTGCGCGGCGCGCGCGTGCTGCTGGTCGACGACGAGCCGGTCGCGCGCCAGGTCGTCGATCAGTATCTGCTGGCCTGGGGCGCGATCGCGTCGAGCACCGGCAACGCGCCGCACGCGCTCGAGCTCGCGCGCGCGATGGCCGCGCGCGGCAACGCCTTCGACGTCGTGCTGATCGATCGCAACGCCGGCGGCGACGGCCTCGCCTTCGCCAGCCGTCTGCGCGCGCTGCCGGGCCTGAACAACATCCCGCTGGTGCTCATCAGCGGGACGGACGAACCGGCCTCGGCGCCCGAAGTGCGCGCGCGCGGCTTCAGCGCGGTCGTGCGCAAGCCGATCCGCCAGAAGAGCCTGCACGACGCGCTGGTCGGCGCGCTGTTCGGCGCCGCCTCCGGCACGGTGCCGCCCGACATGCGGTCGGCGTACACCGCGACCGCCGCGCGCGCGCAGGCGCGCGTTCTGGTCGCCGAAGACAATCCGGTCAACCGCAAGTTGGCGCTGCAACAGCTCAAGAAGCTCGGCTACGGCGCCGACGCGGTCGCGGACGGACGCGAAGCGATCGAGGCGATCGCGCACGGTGACTACGACTTGGTCTTGATGGACTGCCAGATGCCCGAGGTCGACGGTTTCGAGGCGACCCGCGAGATCCGGCGGGCGGAGAACGTACGCGGCGGCCACGTGCCGATCGTGGCGATGACGGCCAACGCCCTCGAGGGCGATCGCGAAGCGTGCCTGGCCGCGGGGATGGATGACTACCTCGCGAAACCGGTGCAACTGTCCGCGCTGCGCGCGACGGTGGAACGTTTCGTGAACGGAGTCGGAGTTGCCGGATAA
- a CDS encoding Hpt domain-containing protein, whose amino-acid sequence MPDKQILDITRLEEAFEDDTAGIVELLEMALETGRKHCVVLGEAIAAGDATAAARAAHGIKGSAGNIGANGVMGLAAELDSRARTGDLTGAADQLREIERGYAQVAEQVRIYRESLS is encoded by the coding sequence TTGCCGGATAAGCAGATCCTCGACATCACGCGCCTCGAGGAGGCCTTCGAAGACGACACCGCCGGGATCGTCGAGCTGCTGGAGATGGCGCTCGAGACCGGCCGCAAGCATTGCGTGGTGCTGGGCGAGGCGATCGCGGCCGGCGACGCGACCGCGGCCGCTCGCGCTGCCCATGGGATCAAGGGCAGCGCCGGCAACATCGGCGCCAACGGCGTGATGGGGCTCGCAGCCGAGCTGGATAGCCGGGCCCGGACGGGCGATCTGACCGGAGCTGCCGATCAATTACGTGAGATCGAGCGCGGCTACGCGCAGGTCGCGGAACAAGTACGAATATACCGGGAGAGCCTCTCGTGA
- a CDS encoding HD domain-containing phosphohydrolase — protein MSEVLVVDDHEPNLLLYAKVLAKIEGVTPRCFTDPRAALAYAEAKVPLLAVLDQTMPGISGLDFATRLRSIPGRESTPFLMVTATDERELRREAMRRGALGFLTKPVDPVEFLALAQNVLTTDRDRRDAVARAERQVLRVREIEDLLDEGAGRIIDALVAAMRARDPALVEHEEKVAALSVKLAQRLGVAPTERELLARAVVVHDVGKLSFSDRILRATPRMEKPDALDVQAHVAHGRAILSAVGDAASPLLRMALVLAGTHHERFDGAGYPGGLRAEAIPFVARIVAVADAYAAMTAPRPWRAAISPGHALAQIEGQRNTAYDPRVVAALREALSTGA, from the coding sequence GTGAGCGAAGTTCTGGTCGTCGACGACCACGAGCCCAACCTCTTGCTCTACGCCAAGGTGCTGGCGAAGATCGAGGGCGTGACGCCGCGCTGCTTCACCGATCCGCGCGCCGCGCTGGCCTACGCGGAAGCCAAGGTGCCGCTGCTGGCGGTCCTCGACCAGACGATGCCGGGGATCAGCGGGCTGGATTTCGCGACCCGCTTGCGCTCGATTCCGGGCCGCGAGAGCACGCCGTTCCTGATGGTCACCGCGACCGACGAGCGCGAGCTGCGCCGCGAAGCGATGCGCCGCGGCGCATTGGGCTTTCTGACCAAGCCCGTCGATCCGGTCGAGTTCCTCGCGCTCGCGCAAAACGTGCTGACCACCGACCGCGACCGGCGCGACGCCGTCGCGCGCGCGGAACGGCAGGTGCTGCGCGTGCGCGAGATCGAGGACCTGCTCGACGAAGGCGCCGGACGCATCATCGACGCGCTCGTCGCCGCGATGCGCGCGCGCGATCCGGCCTTGGTCGAGCACGAAGAGAAGGTCGCCGCGTTGAGCGTGAAGCTGGCGCAACGGCTCGGGGTCGCGCCCACCGAGCGCGAGCTGCTCGCGCGCGCCGTCGTCGTGCACGACGTCGGCAAGCTGAGCTTCTCCGACCGTATCCTGCGCGCCACCCCGCGCATGGAGAAGCCCGACGCGCTCGACGTGCAAGCCCACGTCGCGCACGGCCGCGCGATCCTCTCGGCGGTCGGCGACGCCGCGAGCCCGCTGCTGCGGATGGCGCTGGTGCTGGCCGGGACGCACCACGAGCGCTTCGACGGCGCCGGCTATCCCGGTGGTTTGCGCGCCGAGGCGATCCCGTTCGTGGCCCGCATCGTCGCGGTCGCGGACGCATATGCCGCGATGACCGCGCCGCGGCCCTGGCGCGCGGCGATCAGCCCGGGCCACGCGCTCGCGCAGATCGAAGGCCAGCGCAACACGGCCTACGATCCGCGCGTCGTCGCGGCGTTGCGCGAAGCGCTCTCGACCGGCGCATAA
- a CDS encoding NFACT RNA binding domain-containing protein — protein MTTDWMLIRRAATELEAALRGARLDDAGLLEDGRVALRFGGVRRGPATLVVDAFGTPPLVTLEDAEPALAADPGWLRAASTALRGMRLSTVQARRGDRLLVLLFGSASRFGVESGARLVLELVPRYGNVLVLRERTVVAAAKQFSPAENPERSVQVGMPYQPPPLPLVRLPRALEASLVADGRDGDADATAVLWREAEAAAEQLGPIHVYRDETGALLAAHVVPLDQFAAAIHDQEPLLLPLWARERGTRTAAQLGDRRERLRASLASRVARRREATAEELQALRERQEDAARRDRLRASGDALFTHAHEVPGGATTFVPATNPTLTIALDPELDGKANALRYYAQYRKATDALPHLERRAAALRARAEALDELAFEVERASDGATLAELTADLDALEGRPAQRAAAPGRKRAPLRVDRPSGARIYVGRSPRENAEVTFRIARPDDLWFHARGMPGSHVVLQAPAGGTPADDDLAAAADLAAAHSRGRAAGRVEVDYTERKHVRKQRDAAPGLVWYTHARTRLGVVPADYAPVESASRNAATTRGS, from the coding sequence ATGACCACCGACTGGATGCTGATCCGCCGGGCGGCGACCGAACTGGAGGCAGCCCTACGCGGCGCCCGCTTGGACGACGCCGGCCTGCTCGAGGACGGGCGGGTCGCCTTGCGTTTCGGCGGCGTCCGGCGCGGGCCCGCGACGCTGGTCGTCGACGCCTTCGGCACCCCACCGCTGGTGACGCTCGAAGACGCGGAGCCGGCGCTGGCCGCCGATCCGGGGTGGCTGCGGGCCGCGAGCACCGCGCTGCGCGGGATGCGCCTCTCAACCGTGCAAGCCCGGCGCGGAGATCGCCTCCTCGTTCTGCTGTTCGGCTCGGCGTCCCGCTTCGGGGTCGAGAGCGGGGCGCGGCTGGTGCTCGAGCTGGTGCCCCGCTACGGCAACGTCCTGGTGCTGCGCGAGCGGACGGTGGTCGCGGCCGCCAAGCAGTTCTCGCCGGCCGAGAACCCGGAGCGCTCGGTCCAGGTCGGCATGCCGTACCAGCCCCCGCCGCTGCCGCTCGTGCGGCTGCCGCGCGCTCTCGAAGCGTCGCTCGTCGCCGACGGCCGCGACGGCGACGCCGACGCGACCGCCGTGCTGTGGCGCGAGGCCGAGGCGGCCGCCGAGCAGCTGGGCCCGATCCACGTCTACCGCGACGAGACCGGCGCGCTGCTGGCCGCGCACGTCGTCCCGCTGGACCAGTTCGCCGCGGCGATCCACGACCAGGAGCCGCTGCTGCTGCCGCTGTGGGCGCGCGAACGCGGCACGCGGACGGCCGCGCAGCTGGGCGACCGTCGCGAGCGCTTGCGCGCGTCGCTGGCGAGCCGGGTCGCGCGCCGGCGAGAGGCCACGGCGGAGGAGCTGCAGGCGCTGCGCGAGCGTCAGGAGGACGCCGCGCGCCGCGACCGGCTGCGCGCGAGCGGCGACGCGCTGTTCACCCACGCGCACGAGGTTCCGGGCGGCGCGACGACGTTCGTCCCGGCGACGAATCCCACGCTCACGATCGCGCTCGACCCGGAGCTCGACGGCAAGGCCAACGCGCTGCGCTATTACGCGCAGTACCGCAAAGCGACGGACGCGCTGCCGCACCTGGAACGCCGGGCCGCCGCGCTGCGCGCGCGCGCGGAGGCGCTCGACGAGCTGGCCTTCGAGGTCGAGCGGGCGAGCGACGGCGCGACGCTGGCCGAGCTGACCGCCGACCTCGATGCGCTGGAAGGACGCCCGGCGCAGCGCGCCGCGGCACCGGGCCGCAAGCGCGCGCCGTTACGGGTCGACCGTCCGTCCGGCGCGCGCATCTACGTCGGCCGCTCGCCGCGCGAGAACGCCGAGGTGACGTTCCGCATCGCGCGGCCCGACGATCTGTGGTTCCACGCGCGGGGGATGCCGGGCTCGCACGTCGTGCTGCAGGCGCCGGCCGGCGGCACGCCGGCCGACGACGATCTGGCCGCCGCCGCGGACCTCGCCGCGGCGCACAGCCGCGGCCGCGCCGCGGGCCGCGTCGAGGTCGACTACACCGAGCGCAAGCACGTGCGCAAGCAGCGCGACGCGGCGCCGGGACTGGTGTGGTACACGCACGCCCGCACACGGCTGGGCGTCGTGCCCGCGGATTATGCGCCGGTCGAGAGCGCTTCGCGCAACGCCGCGACGACGCGCGGATCGTAG
- the gmk gene encoding guanylate kinase: MFVVSGPSGAGKDTLVEGLKARHERLLYSVSATTRAPRAGERDGVDYFFLTREEFERRRDAGGFLEHREYNSHLYGTPRSFIDEALRAGYDVVSKPEVNGALAVQRAFPGAVLIFIVPDKFSHLRSRLEARRTETNEQIAARLEIAHDEFTFVRHFDYLVINEEARPQQAVDDLEAIVRAERYRINRYADTRLKELEST; this comes from the coding sequence TTGTTCGTCGTGTCGGGGCCGTCGGGGGCGGGGAAGGACACGTTGGTGGAAGGCCTCAAGGCCCGGCACGAACGTCTCTTGTACTCGGTCTCCGCGACGACTCGTGCACCGCGCGCGGGTGAGCGCGACGGGGTTGATTACTTCTTTCTGACCCGCGAGGAGTTCGAGCGGCGCCGTGATGCCGGCGGCTTTCTCGAACACCGCGAGTACAACAGCCACCTCTACGGCACGCCGCGCTCGTTCATCGACGAAGCGCTGCGGGCCGGTTACGACGTGGTCTCCAAGCCCGAGGTCAACGGGGCGCTGGCCGTCCAGCGCGCGTTCCCGGGCGCCGTCCTGATCTTCATCGTCCCCGACAAGTTCTCACACCTCCGCTCGCGTCTCGAGGCCCGCCGGACCGAGACCAACGAGCAGATCGCCGCGCGCCTGGAGATTGCGCACGACGAGTTCACCTTCGTACGACACTTCGACTATCTCGTCATCAACGAAGAGGCCCGCCCGCAGCAAGCGGTCGACGACCTCGAAGCGATCGTGCGAGCCGAACGGTACCGCATCAACCGGTATGCCGACACCCGACTGAAAGAATTGGAAAGTACCTGA
- the rpoZ gene encoding DNA-directed RNA polymerase subunit omega, producing the protein MSDSVFGDLDGLLQHVDSKFSLVNVVTKRAKQLNNGAPPLTERVNPNKPVSTAFNEVRSGKIPYHRTKEGIK; encoded by the coding sequence ATGAGCGATAGCGTTTTCGGCGATCTCGACGGCCTGCTGCAGCACGTCGACTCGAAGTTCTCCCTGGTCAACGTCGTGACGAAGCGTGCCAAGCAACTCAACAACGGCGCGCCGCCGCTGACCGAGCGGGTCAACCCCAACAAGCCCGTCTCGACCGCCTTCAACGAAGTGCGCTCGGGCAAGATCCCCTACCACCGCACCAAAGAAGGCATCAAGTAA
- the glmS gene encoding glutamine--fructose-6-phosphate transaminase (isomerizing), which translates to MCGIVGYVGKRDSVPIILDSLGKLEYRGYDSAGIAVIDADGRLTGSKAEGKLANLTARLRDGQTLAGTTGVGHTRWATHGRPSDANAHPHMDCSGRFAVIHNGIIENYAGLRAQLLAHGHVFKSETDTEVLAHLIEAHYGGDLVAAVRQTLGEVRGAFALGVISQDDPETLIFARNGASPLIVGLGEGEMFVASDIPAMLPYTRRVVILQEGEVVTVGRDGYQVTAFDGEPIEREVQQIAWDASAAEKSGYKHFMLKEIFEQPTVIKETLAGRIDESHDVQLGAELKIDEIVLRAMTKISITGCGTAYHAGMVGMYLMRALCKLPVEMELASEFRYGDRYMDARTLTVAMSQSGETADTIEAVKIAKELGTPIIGISNVVGSALTRLADATVYTRGGPEISVAATKTYVSQAIAATLLALYLARVRKSAPIERLREIAEGTKLLPAAIDVVLDTSEAIKKVAKRVRKARSALFLGRYVNYPTALEGALKLKEISYIHAEGYAAGEMKHGPIALLDSKTPVIGIVTEGRVREKILSNIAESRAREAPIILVANHGDEEAAALADHVLWVPRVDEMLSPIVNVIPLQLLAYHIADIDGKDVDQPRNLAKTVTVE; encoded by the coding sequence ATGTGCGGCATCGTTGGGTACGTCGGGAAGCGTGACTCGGTTCCGATCATTCTCGACTCGCTCGGGAAGCTCGAGTACCGCGGCTATGACTCCGCCGGTATCGCGGTCATCGATGCCGACGGGCGGTTGACCGGGTCGAAGGCCGAGGGGAAGCTGGCGAATCTGACCGCGCGCCTGCGCGACGGCCAGACGCTGGCGGGCACGACCGGCGTCGGGCACACGCGCTGGGCGACGCACGGGCGGCCCTCCGACGCCAACGCCCACCCGCACATGGACTGCAGCGGACGCTTCGCGGTCATCCACAACGGGATCATCGAGAACTACGCCGGGCTGCGCGCGCAGCTGCTGGCCCACGGTCACGTCTTCAAGAGCGAGACCGACACCGAAGTGCTCGCGCACCTGATCGAAGCGCACTACGGCGGCGACCTGGTCGCCGCGGTGCGGCAGACGCTGGGCGAAGTCCGTGGCGCGTTCGCGCTGGGCGTCATCTCGCAGGACGATCCCGAGACGCTGATCTTCGCGCGCAACGGCGCCTCGCCGCTGATCGTCGGCTTGGGCGAGGGCGAGATGTTCGTCGCCTCCGACATCCCCGCCATGCTGCCGTACACGCGCCGCGTGGTCATCCTGCAAGAGGGCGAAGTCGTCACCGTCGGGCGCGACGGCTACCAGGTGACCGCGTTCGACGGCGAGCCGATCGAGCGCGAGGTGCAGCAGATCGCGTGGGACGCCAGTGCCGCCGAGAAGTCCGGCTACAAGCACTTCATGCTCAAGGAGATCTTCGAGCAGCCGACGGTCATCAAAGAGACGTTGGCGGGCCGGATCGACGAGAGCCACGACGTGCAGCTTGGCGCGGAGCTGAAGATCGACGAGATCGTGCTGCGTGCGATGACGAAGATCTCGATCACCGGCTGCGGGACCGCCTATCACGCCGGCATGGTCGGGATGTACCTGATGCGCGCGCTGTGCAAGCTGCCCGTCGAGATGGAGTTGGCCAGCGAGTTTCGCTACGGCGACCGCTACATGGACGCGCGCACGCTGACCGTCGCGATGTCGCAGTCCGGCGAGACGGCCGACACGATCGAGGCCGTCAAGATCGCCAAGGAGCTGGGAACGCCGATCATCGGCATCTCGAACGTCGTCGGCTCGGCCTTGACGCGGCTGGCCGACGCGACGGTGTACACGCGCGGCGGCCCCGAGATCTCGGTCGCGGCGACCAAGACCTATGTCTCGCAGGCGATCGCGGCGACCCTGTTGGCGCTGTACCTGGCGCGCGTGCGCAAGTCCGCGCCGATCGAGCGGCTGCGCGAGATCGCCGAGGGAACCAAGCTGCTGCCGGCGGCGATCGACGTCGTGCTCGACACCTCCGAGGCCATCAAGAAGGTCGCCAAGCGCGTTCGCAAGGCGCGCTCGGCGCTGTTCCTGGGCCGCTACGTCAACTACCCGACCGCGCTCGAAGGCGCCCTCAAGCTCAAGGAGATCTCCTACATCCACGCCGAGGGCTACGCCGCCGGCGAGATGAAGCACGGGCCGATCGCGCTGCTCGACAGCAAGACGCCGGTCATCGGGATCGTCACCGAAGGCCGCGTGCGCGAGAAGATCCTCTCGAACATCGCCGAGTCACGGGCGCGCGAAGCACCGATCATCCTGGTCGCCAATCACGGCGACGAAGAGGCGGCCGCGCTGGCCGACCACGTCCTGTGGGTGCCGCGCGTCGACGAGATGCTCTCGCCGATCGTCAACGTGATCCCGCTGCAGCTGCTGGCGTACCACATCGCGGACATCGACGGCAAGGACGTCGACCAGCCGCGCAATCTCGCCAAGACCGTCACGGTCGAGTAG
- the rph gene encoding ribonuclease PH, whose product MRPDGRADDALRPISIEPGYLAFADGSVLISLGRTRVICAATIEDRVPPWMRGRGTGWITAEYAMLPQATPERNQRESVKGRPGGRTHEIQRLIGRALRAVVDLSKLGERSVLIDCDVIGADGGTRTASITGAWVALALALRKHVDPAKTALWPLRGQIAAISVGIVDGTPVLDLPYEEDSRAAVDMNVAMTDAGGFVELQGTAEGEPFSRAQLESLLGLAEGGIRSLFAAQRDALDRG is encoded by the coding sequence GTGCGTCCCGACGGCCGCGCCGACGACGCGCTGCGTCCCATCTCGATCGAGCCGGGGTACCTCGCCTTCGCCGACGGCAGCGTGCTGATCTCGCTCGGCCGCACCCGCGTCATCTGCGCGGCGACGATCGAAGATCGCGTGCCGCCGTGGATGCGCGGGCGCGGGACCGGCTGGATCACCGCCGAGTACGCGATGCTGCCGCAGGCTACGCCCGAGCGCAACCAGCGCGAGTCCGTCAAGGGCCGGCCGGGCGGCCGCACCCACGAGATCCAGCGGCTGATCGGCCGCGCGCTGCGCGCCGTCGTCGACCTCTCGAAGCTGGGGGAGCGTTCGGTGCTGATCGACTGCGACGTCATCGGCGCCGACGGGGGGACGCGCACCGCCTCGATCACCGGCGCCTGGGTGGCGCTGGCGCTGGCGCTGCGTAAGCACGTCGATCCGGCCAAGACCGCGCTGTGGCCGCTGCGCGGCCAGATCGCCGCCATCTCGGTCGGCATCGTCGACGGGACGCCGGTGCTGGACCTGCCCTACGAGGAGGACAGCCGCGCCGCGGTCGACATGAACGTCGCCATGACCGACGCGGGCGGCTTCGTCGAGCTCCAGGGGACGGCGGAAGGAGAACCGTTCAGCCGCGCCCAGCTCGAGAGCTTGTTGGGGCTGGCCGAAGGCGGAATCCGCAGCCTGTTCGCCGCCCAGCGTGACGCGCTCGATCGTGGCTGA